A section of the Larus michahellis chromosome 1, bLarMic1.1, whole genome shotgun sequence genome encodes:
- the AKAP11 gene encoding A-kinase anchor protein 11 isoform X1, with the protein MDMYARAQGNRMKPRISVKKSFGEGVLHSMKSLLHSRKELCNVSAEECLNREEQDNFIEITFIGFAEEMGTAYLQELAAVSVELPDVLKSLQLCKLKENEVIFLKDVKKTLAKPYVMKPQNQLPEVVCVMRLSPSFPRIKVDYIFTLLGKYTTGIRYAVEINSSQKHQTETSHGEDDDTNQSVSSIEDDFVTAFEHLDEDEPSKIQSTGACSFTSRNHRDAASQTIPAQCLEAVDSKVLVGSARRKSSARSSTLIDILGLKELSSVKNSVTTSISDPWIQRSFYKPYNPSDQGVNFLRKTLFSSSPAESSESDCSSPSPIIFLDEEGYQKSLKAKLQLPKIPVVKDGIEDSDSEVSEFFDSFDQFDELEQALENSCKVIRDPIVGNPSQKRRAAHEQLSSASITMNPQKFKFDRPTLPANVKKPTPRKPESPYSSVFDVPDSPRPVKTSGEENGGLFSPIRSSAFSPLGSCGSSECLCRINLGGDGTGQNHRDALYSSYSAYADSVSFEILGSVFQSESSLEQVHAGNDSKHKGIGLKEKKGQAADLRMKTSKEPDKQAKSKHKSLMIRDSIQKFATELVEKSFGSAFKDLQKGVSSCTSALCHLAARLTSSVFQMAFYEIGRRRAISLKERAINGIANFLVSEAITGALKELRHVKKQIFTNTVARFAADLAEELVFEGIMEVCQFSYPSTPTAAQPSSFDYEDKVVRSYARDLSESVIQEAFIELSQVDVTFTTQAAISVSMDNIKYVSAESMLESTRTSTVFPNFNDRVALKPIQDSKKEYTVQQALFCTSGVVSSIPVPLAGRALYQHQVSSDAYKAKVSTAPNSDDGMKVYKDSTHPFFTSKKREEEVTSYRNIYLTSDHSQSTESTPSLLHNQNDTKQTNNRSGMNNNSELTSGSKGINTFSGTMVDMIVNEAYEAITSSRVTKAVEEYTDFLTRKIIDKKPYVQCVGEDFPKSVFADQLAKYVIKQSVDESKTALCNTSENLACNVSSQTYTGISRKEQFVIKKQEAEKQSNVSVIVEQQQMPLNNPCKFLTPTHSVQCFSEPKDYLQEQKGHRFSSKSPPSCSTVTFARHVLEDFTDTGSCSITHLNKPSKKHDTQKPSSGPLTYRQADCFLHANSFSSVMFGSEDALHMEDKSSLKDGSTCVMPGTPPPTPLVPCQSSSERNLRKLSKKLKGELAKEFAPATPPSTPYNPSVGGLSETERDSLENEEFMLKLMRSLSEEVESSEDEDHSEMPIEKEECSEKTVQYADCLASHIISIATEMAASHLDGKTNKREADRQVQLGMQNKRCGYTAFINIPEETCTSLWNYAGDMAGKVINEAKKMVKSRHCKLLRLKRVNCQVDCLYLRKGDKERSSNEWCGDQWLAERDASVLPLPQSSGMTGLTSKYPSCESVTDEYADHIIRVLKREGGNAELLMDQYASRLVYRSIKSGLQQAARKTKWRYNRKILPGQNAQVNGKLELIKTVNKDAVQQTKSSIHRCEDQTCERSIGTQRTECMDLLDFSESLACSITYDVRKKLKTSGTRLPKSLTDSCLYKKTEFDEVTGDLIKTRFSRTFLPFSPDHKLYHSTGSLNESGYSEGIIQTIEQYARKVADDTLEMGLESAVLHVAENRKNGDRLSYTEKLSPFSGTVCRCCSMKEHRYCTESTSHHLPAQESSIPVRHFLHSGLGGACQKSRVFQLDIPKIHVDVEQKIVFSDKGATAAVEKAEGELSYTSLTADSGIGQDGVSFAESLTTEIMTSAMTNIGQAVNISSGGREGFHSVESIVSQQMSLSIGDDSTGSWSNLSFEDEHPDESSSFLHLSDSNGNSSSWSSLGLEGDMYEENLSFPTSDSDGTEDKDEDSKDAVEGSERIRKTLAIVNIDLEPNLVDPQLRAALQWLAASETEVSDLHFHDTATREFVLLSRRLRERNWKVGDLLQAVLKYCEMMEKVSDGEQALNKSLVGWLLENI; encoded by the exons agTTTTGGTGAAGGTGTACTGCACTCTATGAAGTCACTGCTACACAGCAGGAAAGAGTTATGCAATGTGTCAGCAGAGGAATGTCTAAATCGGGAAGAACAAGACAATTTTATTGAG attaCATTTATAGGTTTTGCTGAGGAGATGGGTACTGCTTATTTGCAG GAGTTGGCAGCTGTTTCTGTAGAGCTTCCAGATGTTCTGAAATCGCTCCAGTTGtgcaaactaaaagaaaatgagGTTATATTTCtaaaagatgtaaagaaaacCTTGGCAAAACCTTATGTCATGAAACCTCAG AATCAACTTCCTGAAGTGGTTTGTGTGATGAGACTGTCTCCTTCATTCCCAAGGATCAAAGTTGATTATATATTTACCTTGCTGGGCAAGTATACCACAGGCATAAGATATGCAGTGGAAATAAACTCATCGCAAAAACATCAAACAGAGACATCCCATGGAGAAGACGATGACACTAATCAGTCAGTTTCTTCAATTGAGGATGATTTTGTCACTGCTTTCGAACACTTAGATGAAGATGAGCCTTCAAAGATACAAAGTACTG GTGCATGTAGCTTTACTTCTCGAAACCATCGAGATGCTGCTTCGCAGACCATCCCTGCTCAATGTTTAGAAGCTGTTGACTCAAAGGTCCTTGTGGGTTCTGCACGTCGAAAGTCATCTGCCAGATCTTCTACTTTGATTGATATTTTGGGGCTTAAGGAACTGTCCTCAGTAAAAAATTCAGTTACAACTTCAATTTCTGATCCTTGGATACAAAGGAGTTTCTATAAGCCATATAATCCTTCTGATCAAGGTGTTAATTTTTTACGTAAAAcgttattttcttcctctccagctgAATCCTCAGAGTCAGATTGCTCTAGCCCAAGCCCCATCATCTTCTTAGATGAAGAAGGGTATCAAAAAAGCTTGAAGGCAAAACTTCAGCTGCCAAAAATTCCAGTAGTGAAAGATGGTATAGAGGATTCAGATTCAGAAGTAAGTGAATTTTTTGATAGTTTTGATCAGTTTGATGAGCTGGAACAAGCCTTGGAAAACTCTTGCAAAGTTATTAGGGATCCCATTGTAGGAAATCCCTCACAGAAAAGGAGGGCTGCACATGAACAGTTGTCTTCTGCAAGCATTACAATGAATCCTCAGAAATTCAAGTTTGATCGTCCCACTCTCCCAGCCAATGTAAAGAAACCAACTCCTCGTAAACCAGAATCGCCGTATAGCAGCGTCTTTGATGTCCCGGATTCCCCTCGCCCAGTTAAAACATCAGGAGAAGAGAATGGAGGCTTGTTCAGCCCTATTAGATCATCAGCTTTCAGTCCACTAGGGAGCTGTGGTTCTTCTGAATGTTTATGTCGAATTAATCTTGGTGGAGATGGGACAGGTCAAAATCACCGTGATGCGCTCTACAGTAGTTATTCAGCATACGCTGATAGTGTTTCATTTGAAATACTGGGTTCTGTTTTTCAGTCTGAGTCCTCATTGGAACAAGTACATGCAGGAAATGATTCAAAACACAAAGGGATtggtttgaaagagaaaaaaggtcaAGCTGCAGATCTCAGAATGAAAACTAGTAAAGAGCCAGATAAACAAGCCAAATCTAAACATAAGTCATTAATGATTAGAGATAGCATTCAGAAATTTGCAACTGAATTAGTTGAAAAAAGTTTTGGCAGTGCATTTAAAGACCTGCAAAAAGGCGTTTCTTCGTGCACCAGTGCTCTTTGTCATTTGGCTGCTAGGTTGACTTCTTCTGTCTTTCAAATGGCCTTTTATGAGATTGGAAGACGTAGAGCAATCTCCCTGAAGGAGCGTGCCATTAATGGGATAGCAAACTTTTTGGTGAGTGAAGCCATAACTGGTGCTTTGAAAGAACTGCGGCAtgtaaagaaacaaatatttaccAACACCGTTGCCCGGTTTGCAGCAGACCTTGCTGAAGAACTTGTGTTTGAAGGAATAATGGAAGTATGCCAGTTTTCGTATCCATCGACACCTACAGCTGCACAGCCTTCATCTTTTGATTATGAAGACAAAGTGGTAAGATCCTATGCCAGAGATTTGTCTGAATCTGTCATTCAGGAGGCTTTTATTGAACTGTCTCAGGTTGATGTGACCTTCACAACACAAGCAGCCATTAGCGTTTCCATGGACAACATCAAATATGTGAGTGCAGAAAGTATGTTAGAGTCAACACGGACTTCCACAGTTTTTCCTAATTTTAATGATAGGGTAGCACTGAAGCCCATCCAAGATTCCAAGAAGGAATATACAGTACAGCAAGCTCTGTTTTGCACCTCTGGTGTTGTAAGTTCAATACCTGTGCCCTTAGCTGGAAGAGCTCTTTATCAACATCAGGTTTCCTCTGATGCTTATAAAGCAAAAGTATCTACTGCTCCGAATTCCGATGACGGTATGAAAGTATACAAAGACTCCACTCATCCATTTTTCACaagcaaaaagagagaggaggaagttACTTCTTACAGAAATATATACCTAACTTCAGATCACAGTCAAAGTACTGAAAGTACTCCATCACTCTTACATAACCAAAACgataccaaacaaacaaataacagatCTGGAATGAACAATAATTCAGAATTAACAAGTGGGTCGAAAGGCATTAATACTTTTTCTGGAACTATGGTAGATATGATAGTAAATGAAGCTTATGAAGCCATAACCTCATCTAGAGTAACAAAAGCAGTAGAAGAGTATACAgattttttaacaagaaaaataatagatAAAAAACCTTATGTGCAATGTGTTGGTGAAGATTTCCCCAAGAGTGTGTTTGCAGATCAGTTGGCCAAGTACGTCATAAAACAATCTGTGGATGAAAGTAAAACTGCGTTATGCAACACTAGTGAGAATTTAGCATGTAATGTGAGCTCACAGACTTACACAGGTATCAGCAGAAAAGAACAATTTGTAATAAAGAAGCAAGAGGCTGAGAAACAAAGTAATGTTTCTGTAATTGTGGAACAACAGCAGATGCCTTTGAATAATCCGTGTAAATTTCTTACTCCAACTCATTCTGTTCAGTGTTTTTCAGAACCTAAAGATTATTTGCAGGAACAAAAAGGACacagattttcttcaaaatcacCACCGTCTTGTTCCACTGTGACTTTTGCTAGGCATGTTCTAGAGGACTTCACTGACACAGGAAGCTGCTCAATAACACACTTAAACAAGCCCTCAAAAAAGCACGATACTCAGAAACCATCCTCAGGACCTTTGACTTACAGGCAGGCTGATTGTTTTCTGCATGCAAATAGCTTTTCTTCAGTGATGTTTGGCAGTGAAGATGCTTTGCACATGGAAGATAAATCAAGTCTCAAGGATGGAAGTACCTGTGTAATGCCTGGTACACCCCCACCAACCCCTTTAGTACCATGTCAAAGTAGTTCTGAAAGAAACCTAAGAAAACTATCTAAGAAACTCAAGGGAGAATTAGCAAAGGAATTTGCACCTGCAACACCACCTTCTACACCGTACAATCCATCCGTTGGTGGTTTGTCTGAAACTGAACGTGACTCTTTGGAAAATGAGGAATTTATGCTGAAACTCATGCGGTCGCTTTCTGAAGAAGTGGAAAGTAGTGAAGATGAAGATCATTCTGAAATGCCCATTGAGAAAGAGGAGTGTTCAGAAAAAACCGTTCAGTATGCAGATTGCTTAGCTAGTCATATAATTTCAATAGCGACTGAAATGGCTGCTTCCCATTTAGATGGTAAAACCAACAAAAGAGAAGCTGATAGGCAGGTTCAGTTAGGTATGCAAAACAAAAGATGTGGATATACTGCATTTATAAACATCCCAGAAGAGACGTGCACTTCTTTGTGGAATTATGCAGGTGATATGGCAGGAAAAGTCATCAACGAGGCCAAGAAGATGGTGAAATCAAGGCATTGTAAACTGTTGAGGTTGAAGCGGGTTAACTGTCAGGTGGATTGCCTTTATCTGAGGAAAGGTGATAAAGAGCGTAGTTCAAACGAATGGTGCGGGGACCAGTGGCTGGCGGAGAGAGATGCATCTGTACTTCCTTTACCGCAAAGTTCAGGCATGACAGGTTTGACTTCCAAATACCCAAGCTGTGAAAGTGTGACTGACGAATACGCGGATCATATTATTCGAGTTTTGAAAAGAGAAGGCGGTAATGCTGAACTGTTGATGGATCAGTATGCTAGCAGACTGGTTTACAGGTCTATCAAATCGGGCTTACAGCAAGCTGCTAGAAAAACCAAATGGAGATACAACAGAAAGATACTTCCTGGGCAAAACGCACAGGTAAATGGTAAGCTGGAGCTGATCAAAACGGTGAATAAAGATGCAGTACAGCAAACGAAAAGCAGCATTCATCGCTGTGAAGACCAAACGTGCGAAAGGAGTATCGGCACACAGAGAACAGAATGCATGGACTTGTTAGATTTTTCAGAATCCCTTGCTTGCAGTATCACTTATgatgtcaggaagaaattgaAAACGTCGGGAACACGTTTACCAAAGTCTCTGACAGATTCCTGTCTATATAAAAAGACTGAATTTGATGAAGTCACAGGGGATCTTATTAAAACAAGATTTTCTAGgacatttcttcctttctccccagaTCATAAACTGTATCATAGTACAGGCAGTTTAAATGAAAGTGGCTACAGCGAAGGCATAATTCAAACTATAGAACAATATGCTAGGAAAGTAGCAGATGATACTTTAGAAATGGGTTTAGAGTCGGCTGTTCTCCATGTGgcggaaaacagaaaaaatggggaTAGGCTCTCATATACTGAGAAACTGTCTCCTTTTTCTGGAACTGTCTGTAGATGCTGCAGCATGAAGGAACATCGGTACTGTACAGAAAGTACGTCTCATCACCTGCCTGCGCAAGAATCCTCCATTCCAGTGAGGCATTTTCTTCATTCTGGATTAGGTGGTGCCTGTCAAAAATCAAGAGTGTTTCAGCTTGATATTCCTAAAATTCACGTTGATGTAGAACAGAAGATAGTGTTTTCTGACAAGGGGGCTACTGCGGCCGTAGAGAAAGCAGAAGGAGAGCTGAGTTACACAAGTCTGACAGCTGACAGTGGTATTGGACAAGATGGAGTCAGTTTTGCTGAAAGCCTTACTACTGAAATAATGACATCAGCTATGACTAATATTGGTCAGGCGGTTAACATAAG CTCTGGTGGAAGAGAAGGATTTCACTCTGTTGAATCTATTGTTAGCCAGCAGATGAGTCTTAGTATTGGTGATGATAGCACGGGCAGCTGGTCCAATCTAAGTTTTGAAGATGAACATCCTGATGAGAGCAGCAGTTTTCTTCACCTCAGTGACAG TAATGGTAACAGCAGTAGCTGGAGCAGTCTTGGTTTAGAAGGGGATATGTATGAGGAGAATTTATCCTTTCCAACATCAGACAG tgatgGAACAGAAGATAAAGATGAAGACTCCAAGGATGCTGTAGAAG GTTCGGAGCGAATACGGAAGACTTTAGCAATAGTGAATATCGATCTGGAACCAAATCTAGTGGACCCCCAACTCAGAGCAGCGCTCCAGTGGCTGGCAGCTTCTGAAACAGAGGTGTCTGATCTTCACTTTCATGACACTGCTACAAGGGAATTTGTCTTG CTTTCCAGAAGACTGCGAGAAAGAAATTGGAAAGTTGGAGATCTCTTGCAAGCAGTGCTGAAATATTGTGAAATGATGGAGAAGGTGTCTgatggagagcaagctctaaaTAAGTCTTTGGTTGGTTGGCTTctggaaaacatctga